From the Lolium rigidum isolate FL_2022 chromosome 2, APGP_CSIRO_Lrig_0.1, whole genome shotgun sequence genome, one window contains:
- the LOC124686160 gene encoding GDSL esterase/lipase At5g45950-like produces the protein MRRLAAVLAVALLLIAWQPSLGKAVATQSTALPPPDEQDDDAPRYSQPSPPDEQEDNPSWPGLPLLPSPPPPEESDAPVAPLPSSQPPPPEPEMPAPAAPPPPRPRRAHLPPRHDDPVEPETPEPPHQRPAPLPPKEPTPPRTVVPPQEPGWAAVPLPLPPTPAPGRALNYSATGWTTMLVFGDSTVDPGNNNRLQTVMRANFLPYGASFLGGRPTGRFSNGRLITDILAEKLGIGMTIPGFREPRLRPRQLRRGVSFASAGSGYDDATARISNTLSFSNQVEDLWRYKRNLQRLVGPRRAEQLVRRATFVISAGTTDVFSHYLATNRSRSDSWPSYENLLITRVANYTQVMRALGGRRFVFVGVPPVGCLPLVRTLLGTGAEKCHENMNSMAASFNRRLDEVVRVLKNQRDTRATFIDVYPIVSMATIDPVTYGLTDTSRGCCGTGVIEVGQTCRGRLTCTDPSKYMYWDAVHQTERMNQIITDQVIMNSIGEIYA, from the exons ATGAGGAGGCTGGCGGCGGTGCTCGCGGTGGCACTGCTCCTCATCGCATGGCAGCCATCGCTGGGGAAGGCGGTAGCCACACAGTCCACGGCGCTGCCGCCACCAGACGAGCAGGACGACGACGCACCGAGGTACAGCCAGCCGTCACCACCGGATGAGCAGGAGGACAACCCGTCCTGGCCTGGGCTTCCACTGTTGCCGTCGCCACCTCCGCCGGAGGAATCCGATGCTCCGGTGGCTCCGCTGCCAAGTTCCCAGCCACCACCGCCGGAACCTGAGATGCCAGCACCAGCAGCGCCACCACCGCCTCGCCCCAGGCGTGCACACCTGCCGCCAAGGCACGACGATCCAGTGGAGCCTGAAACGCCGGAACCGCCTCACCAGAGGCCGGCGCCATTGCCTCCGAAGGAGCCGACGCCGCCAAGGACAGTGGTGCCACCGCAGGAACCGGGGTGGGCCGcggtgccgctgccgctgccaccAACGCCGGCTCCTGGAAGGGCACTCAACTACAGTGCCACCGGCTGGACGACCATGCTGGTGTTCGGGGACTCGACGGTGGACCCCGGGAACAACAACCGGCTGCAGACGGTGATGAGGGCCAACTTCCTGCCGTACGGCGCCAGCTTCCTCGGCGGAAGGCCCACTGGTCGGTTCAGCAATGGCCGGCTCATCACCGACATACTCG CGGAGAAGCTAGGTATAGGGATGACCATTCCAGGTTTCCGTGAGCCAAGGTTGAGGCCAAGGCAACTCAGAAGGGGTGTGAGTTTTGCATCAGCAGGCTCCGGATATGACGATGCGACTGCCAGGATATCG AATACACTATCATTTTCCAACCAAGTCGAGGACCTGTGGCGTTACAAGAGAAATCTCCAACGACTAGTAGGACCAAGAAGAGCAGAACAACTTGTCAGGAGGGCTACATTCGTCATAAGTGCTGGAACAACTGATGTGTTCTCTCACTACCTTGCCACAAACCGTTCACGATCAGATAGTTGGCCGTCATATGAGAACCTATTGATAACACGTGTCGCTAACTATACCCAG GTAATGAGAGCACTTGGAGGAAGAAGATTTGTATTTGTTGGAGTGCCCCCAGTTGGGTGTTTACCACTTGTTAGAACTTTGCTAGGCaccggtgcagaaaaatgccACGAAAACATGAACTCAATGGCAGCTTCGTTTAACAGAAGGCTAGACGAAGTGGTACGCGTTCTGAAGAACCAACGAGATACCAGAGCTACCTTTATTGATGTTTATCCAATCGTAAGCATGGCGACCATAGACCCTGTTACCTATG GGTTGACAGACACATCAAGAGGCTGCTGTGGAACAGGGGTAATTGAAGTTGGGCAAACATGCAGAGGCCGATTAACATGCACAGATCCCAGCAAGTACATGTACTGGGATGCAGTCCACCAAACAGAGAGAATGAACCAAATTATCACAGATCAAGTGATTATGAATTCAATTGGAGAAATTTATGCGTAG